The following proteins are co-located in the Stegostoma tigrinum isolate sSteTig4 chromosome 39, sSteTig4.hap1, whole genome shotgun sequence genome:
- the fkrp gene encoding fukutin-related protein, with protein MRVSFCQMLLTGAIMINLVILYYVSRTQQQMLKHKAPGKAASSKLAVSRVTGITVLIREFEDFENWVVGVVQSFLKQKPDQPIVVVADKLPYPPLDLPDKQNIQVVVLKASPDQPFYVTRPEFYINTEYTLLVPDGVQLDSTQQLDHLLQEFEANKGKVQMVAAPVQNGETFHCLNLRVSLKEWTAVYQLSPAQVCDAIDGDAVVLLRTEDLFNFSQPMVRPLMTSLFVQSSLRGWKVKMTENVLFSSYHRSLFMSAHNRWKADINTKARLSQLFKDFGVKHVVQPNGKEQWYGCNKDTPRCFRTVHDDTPEYLYENRWTPPCCLKALRETTKYVINILESSGVRYWLEGGTLLGAVRHQDIIPWDYDVDLGIYLDDVENCEFLRSLDSGSVVDENGYVWEKAVEGDFYRVQYSESNHLHVDLWPFYAREGIMTKNTWMDHKQDVEFPEHFLKPLVPMQFAGITALVPNNHRRFLELKFGEGVIENPEYPNPAKKMLEKRD; from the coding sequence ATGCGGGTTAGTTTTTGCCAGATGCTGCTGACTGGGGCAATAATGATTAATCTAGTCATTCTTTACTATGTCTCCAGAACTCAGCAGCAAATGCTGAAACACAAAGCCCCAGGGAAGGCTGCCTCCAGTAAACTAGCAGTTTCAAGAGTCACTGGGATCACTGTACTTATACGAGAGTTTGAAGACTTTGAGAATTGGGTGGTAGGTGTAGTACAGTCTTTCCTGAAGCAAAAGCCAGACCAGCCCATTGTAGTGGTTGCTGACAAACTACCGTACCCACCTCTAGACCTGCCCGATAAGCAGAACATACAGGTAGTGGTATTGAAGGCATCTCCAGATCAGCCGTTCTATGTCACTAGGCCCGAGTTCTACATCAACACTGAATACACCCTTCTGGTGCCTGATGGGGTGCAGTTAGACTCAACCCAACAGCTTGACCATCTTCTTCAGGAGTTCGAGGCCAACAAAGGAAAGGTTCAGATGGTGGCAGCTCCAGTTCAGAATGGGGAAACATTCCACTGTCTAAACTTGCGTGTTAGTCTTAAAGAATGGACCGCCGTCTATCAGCTTTCTCCTGCTCAGGTTTGCGATGCCATTGACGGAGATGCTGTGGTTCTTCTTCGAACTGAGGACTTGTTCAACTTCTCTCAGCCCATGGTAAGACCGCTCATGACATCTCTCTTTGTTCAATCTTCATTGCGTGGCTGGAAGGTGAAGATGACAGAGAATGTGTTGTTCTCATCATACCACCGCTCTTTGTTCATGTCTGCCCATAACCGTTGGAAAGCAGACATCAATACAAAGGCAAGGCTGTCCCAACTCTTCAAAGACTTTGGCGTGAAGCATGTGGTGCAGCCCAATGGAAAGGAGCAGTGGTACGGCTGCAACAAAGACACCCCTCGCTGTTTCAGGACAGTGCATGATGACACGCCTGAGTACCTGTATGAGAACAGGTGGACTCCACCTTGCTGCCTCAAAGCCTTGCGCGAGACCACCAAGTATGTCATAAACATCTTGGAGTCCTCAGGTGTCCGCTACTGGCTGGAGGGCGGAACTCTTCTGGGAGCAGTCCGTCACCAGGATATCATTCCATGGGATTATGACGTGGACCTTGGGATTTACCTGGATGATGTTGAAAATTGCGAATTTCTAAGGAGCCTGGACTCTGGCTCAGTGGTTGATGAGAACGGCTACGTGtgggaaaaggcagtggaaggtGACTTCTACCGTGTGCAGTACAGCGAAAGCAACCACTTGCATGTTGACTTGTGGCCTTTCTATGCCAGAGAAGGAATCATGACCAAAAACACGTGGATGGACCACAAACAGGATGTGGAGTTCCCTGAGCACTTCCTGAAACCACTGGTCCCCATGCAGTTTGCTGGAATAACTGCTCTTGTACCCAACAATCACAGGCGCTTCCTGGAATTGAAGTTTGGAGAGGGGGTCATTGAAAATCCTGAGTATCCAAACCCTGccaagaaaatgttggagaagaGGGACTAA